One part of the Nitrospira defluvii genome encodes these proteins:
- the gcvH gene encoding glycine cleavage system protein GcvH, whose protein sequence is MIPSNLRYHQEHEWVRAEGQQATVGISHFAQDALGDIVFIDLPKVGAKVTAGQQIGEVESTKTTSTIYTPVSGTITKINADLKDHPEVVNSDPYGKGWMVVIDLTAPAEVDKLMTAAQYETFLSTQKH, encoded by the coding sequence ATGATACCGTCCAATCTTCGTTATCACCAGGAACACGAGTGGGTCCGTGCTGAAGGCCAGCAGGCGACGGTCGGCATCAGTCATTTCGCGCAGGATGCGTTGGGTGATATCGTGTTTATCGATCTTCCCAAGGTGGGCGCCAAGGTGACGGCCGGCCAACAGATCGGCGAAGTCGAGTCCACCAAGACGACGTCCACCATCTACACGCCGGTGAGTGGGACCATCACCAAGATCAATGCCGATCTCAAAGATCATCCCGAAGTCGTGAACTCCGATCCCTACGGCAAGGGATGGATGGTGGTGATCGACCTCACGGCTCCGGCGGAGGTCGACAAGCTCATGACGGCTGCGCAGTACGAAACCTTTTTGAGCACACAGAAACACTAA
- a CDS encoding DNA internalization-related competence protein ComEC/Rec2: MLPSLTITFILGLALGSYFHYFPLTSAILLTACAVGTLLLEQQGRVTARQGSLWLACLCGGCLYWMLCGWFVSHRPVPDHPGALPARLSGTIVDSVRHAPARQTALVQVTASDDPDLVPPFLLRLTWRDPDRELHRGLEIRVRTRVHAPTGTINPRAFDYAAYLDLQGVEAVGTVSGAGAVEVRAAEESSLFASGSRLIEDWRSRVRSAADSLSQPSRGLFLSLTIGEQGFLEPEVREWFMTTGTVHILSISGSHLGLIALLSFALVRKACLLLPPTILLGLSRWLTPTRLAAVLTVLPVGGYTLLAGAETATIRSSIMIMIGLWTVWLGAPQYLLHALAAAAGLTLLVHPAALYDISFQLSYVSVWVLALALRREMETAELHPLQPSRVAGIVFWLRESLRLTALVTLATLPLVACYFNQVSWMGLFVNVIMVPFVGLVFLPLSLVAALWVIATQADGLPGAEAIDLLGRWLIEGTHWVAGLPGGEWFVAAPTVPMMMLFYLLGWVWLSGRLVAATPVVRGTVVASLVAIVLWWLWSPRPFNRDGHLRVTFLDVGQGDSAVIELPQGGVVLIDGGATYERVDMGRSVVAPFLWNRGIRRVDHVIGTHPQLDHVGGLAWILGHVHVAHFWTNGVTRPEEFWRKIERALLQRNVSAMVAEEGRLMVEDSSCRLVALNPAPSQATRSGGKRESLNNLSVVTQLSCGARQMLFTGDAERETLSRLVQAGSLGHITLLKVPHHGAKSSLERSWLETIRPEVAVVSVARHNPYGHPAGEVLAAYEAVQARVWRTDRDGAVWVDVDPAQQQLAVHSTREWTLQPLSLSQPIWAIDRDNWHRLWRRWNWL, translated from the coding sequence ATGCTGCCTTCCCTGACGATCACCTTCATTCTTGGGTTGGCTCTCGGTTCCTATTTCCACTACTTTCCCCTCACGAGTGCGATTCTGCTTACGGCCTGCGCGGTCGGCACCCTGCTTCTGGAGCAACAGGGGCGAGTCACGGCACGGCAGGGGAGCCTGTGGCTGGCCTGTCTCTGTGGTGGGTGCCTCTACTGGATGCTCTGTGGATGGTTCGTGTCGCACCGTCCGGTGCCGGATCATCCCGGCGCCTTGCCGGCTCGACTGAGCGGCACGATCGTGGACTCAGTCCGCCATGCCCCGGCGCGCCAGACGGCTTTGGTGCAGGTGACGGCCAGCGACGACCCGGACCTGGTCCCGCCGTTTCTGCTTCGTCTCACGTGGCGAGATCCCGACCGGGAGCTGCACCGCGGCCTTGAAATTCGTGTCCGCACCCGAGTGCATGCACCCACGGGAACGATCAATCCGAGAGCGTTTGACTACGCGGCCTATCTGGATCTGCAGGGGGTCGAGGCGGTCGGAACGGTGTCGGGGGCCGGCGCGGTTGAAGTGCGTGCTGCTGAAGAATCTTCGCTGTTCGCGTCCGGCTCACGATTGATTGAAGACTGGCGCAGTCGCGTGAGGAGCGCGGCTGATTCCCTCTCGCAACCCAGTCGTGGTCTGTTTCTCAGTTTAACGATCGGAGAGCAGGGATTCTTGGAGCCGGAGGTCCGGGAGTGGTTCATGACGACCGGCACGGTGCATATTCTCTCTATTTCGGGTTCCCATCTTGGGCTGATTGCGTTGTTATCCTTCGCCCTGGTCCGGAAGGCCTGCCTCCTGCTGCCGCCTACGATCCTCCTGGGGCTTTCACGATGGCTCACGCCGACCCGGCTGGCGGCTGTGCTGACAGTGCTTCCCGTGGGAGGGTACACCCTACTGGCCGGGGCTGAAACGGCGACCATCCGTTCGTCGATCATGATCATGATCGGGTTATGGACGGTTTGGCTCGGTGCGCCACAATACCTGCTCCATGCGTTGGCTGCAGCAGCCGGCCTCACCTTGTTGGTACATCCTGCCGCCCTGTATGACATTTCGTTTCAGCTCTCCTACGTCTCAGTGTGGGTCTTGGCGTTGGCGCTGCGGCGAGAGATGGAGACGGCCGAGTTGCATCCGCTCCAGCCGTCGAGGGTTGCCGGAATTGTCTTCTGGTTGCGCGAATCTCTCCGGTTGACGGCATTGGTGACGCTGGCGACTCTGCCGTTGGTGGCCTGTTACTTCAATCAGGTGTCGTGGATGGGCCTCTTTGTCAACGTGATCATGGTGCCGTTCGTCGGACTGGTCTTCCTCCCTCTCAGTCTGGTGGCGGCTTTGTGGGTGATTGCGACCCAGGCGGACGGACTTCCCGGCGCTGAAGCCATCGATCTGCTCGGGCGCTGGCTGATCGAGGGGACGCATTGGGTGGCCGGTTTGCCAGGCGGAGAATGGTTTGTGGCGGCGCCGACCGTTCCGATGATGATGCTCTTCTATCTACTGGGTTGGGTCTGGTTGTCCGGCCGGCTCGTCGCTGCCACTCCCGTGGTGAGGGGGACGGTGGTGGCCTCTCTCGTCGCGATTGTCTTGTGGTGGTTGTGGTCGCCACGTCCGTTCAATCGAGACGGGCATCTACGGGTGACGTTTCTCGATGTGGGGCAGGGGGACAGTGCGGTCATAGAATTGCCCCAGGGCGGCGTTGTGCTGATTGATGGCGGGGCAACGTATGAGCGTGTCGATATGGGGCGTAGTGTCGTGGCACCGTTTCTGTGGAATCGCGGCATTCGACGTGTGGATCACGTGATCGGCACCCATCCGCAATTGGATCATGTCGGTGGGCTGGCCTGGATTCTTGGCCATGTCCACGTCGCACACTTCTGGACGAATGGGGTCACACGACCCGAGGAGTTCTGGCGTAAGATCGAGCGGGCGCTCTTGCAACGAAACGTGTCTGCGATGGTGGCGGAGGAGGGACGGCTGATGGTTGAGGATAGTAGCTGTCGCCTGGTTGCGCTGAACCCGGCTCCCTCCCAGGCGACACGTTCCGGTGGGAAACGCGAGTCGCTGAACAATCTGTCGGTGGTCACCCAACTTTCCTGCGGAGCGCGACAGATGTTGTTCACCGGGGACGCCGAACGTGAGACGTTGTCAAGACTGGTTCAGGCTGGTTCGCTTGGGCACATCACCTTGCTCAAAGTCCCGCATCATGGCGCCAAGAGTTCGCTGGAACGTAGCTGGCTGGAGACGATTCGCCCTGAGGTGGCCGTGGTGTCCGTCGCCCGACACAATCCCTATGGGCACCCGGCCGGAGAGGTCTTGGCAGCCTACGAAGCGGTACAGGCTCGGGTGTGGCGAACGGATCGGGATGGGGCGGTGTGGGTGGATGTTGACCCGGCGCAGCAGCAACTGGCTGTGCATAGTACCAGGGAATGGACGCTTCAGCCGCTCTCCTTGTCCCAGCCCATATGGGCTATTGATCGGGACAATTGGCATCGACTGTGGCGACGGTGGAATTGGTTGTAG
- the glmM gene encoding phosphoglucosamine mutase codes for MRKLFGTDGVRGVANLEPMTSEIAMQLGRAAAHIFMRRAGRHQVVIGKDTRLSGYMLESALTSGICSMGVDVLLVGPMPTPAIAFLTRSLRADAGVVISASHNPYQDNGIKFFSSEGFKLPDEVEARIEQLIVSDEIKHLRPTADAIGKAYRIGDAEGRYIEFVKRSVPRDLDFQGIKLVVDCANGAAYKVAPTVLRELGAEIEVIANSPDGMNINDKCGAVHPERLQEAVRRHGAHIGIALDGDADRAIFVCEQGEIVDGDHVMAALGLDLHAQGRLASQTVVGTVMSNFGLELAMKRAGIQLMRTPVGDRYLMERMLADGYNFGGEQSGHFIFLDHNTTGDGLISALQILSLMKRTGKPLSELAKAMTAVPQILLNVKVKHKPDLNQIPDIQQAIKTAEATLNGSGRVLVRYSGTEALLRIMVEGERDSTIREVADHLASIVRARIG; via the coding sequence TGCAACTCGGGCGCGCTGCTGCCCACATTTTTATGCGGCGGGCAGGCCGGCACCAGGTGGTCATTGGAAAAGATACGCGCCTCTCCGGCTACATGCTGGAGTCCGCGCTGACCTCGGGCATCTGCTCGATGGGTGTTGATGTGCTGCTCGTCGGTCCCATGCCGACCCCGGCCATTGCGTTTCTCACGAGAAGCCTGCGGGCAGATGCGGGTGTGGTGATCTCCGCCTCACACAATCCGTATCAAGACAACGGCATTAAATTCTTCTCCAGTGAGGGTTTCAAACTGCCTGATGAGGTCGAGGCGCGCATCGAGCAGTTGATCGTCTCCGATGAGATCAAACATCTGCGGCCGACGGCGGACGCGATCGGAAAGGCGTATCGGATCGGCGATGCGGAGGGACGGTACATCGAATTTGTGAAACGGTCGGTTCCCCGAGACCTCGATTTTCAAGGAATTAAACTGGTGGTGGATTGTGCCAATGGTGCAGCGTACAAGGTCGCGCCGACGGTGCTGCGCGAACTCGGGGCGGAAATCGAAGTCATTGCCAACAGTCCCGACGGCATGAACATCAATGACAAGTGCGGCGCCGTGCATCCTGAACGACTGCAGGAGGCGGTGCGGCGCCATGGCGCGCATATCGGTATCGCGTTGGACGGTGACGCGGACCGGGCGATCTTCGTCTGCGAACAGGGTGAGATCGTTGACGGGGACCATGTCATGGCGGCACTGGGGCTCGATTTGCATGCGCAAGGACGCCTGGCCTCCCAAACCGTGGTGGGCACCGTGATGAGCAACTTTGGACTTGAGCTCGCTATGAAGCGAGCCGGCATCCAGCTCATGCGAACTCCCGTCGGCGACCGTTACCTCATGGAGCGCATGCTGGCCGACGGCTATAACTTCGGCGGAGAGCAATCGGGACATTTTATTTTTCTCGACCACAACACGACCGGTGATGGATTGATCTCCGCCTTGCAGATTCTTTCTCTGATGAAACGAACCGGCAAGCCGCTCTCGGAACTGGCGAAGGCGATGACGGCGGTGCCGCAGATTTTGCTTAATGTGAAAGTGAAGCATAAGCCGGACTTGAATCAGATCCCGGACATCCAGCAGGCGATCAAGACTGCCGAGGCCACCTTGAACGGGAGTGGCCGGGTGTTGGTGCGGTATTCCGGGACCGAAGCCCTCTTGCGAATCATGGTCGAGGGCGAAAGAGATTCCACAATTCGCGAGGTGGCCGATCACCTTGCGAGTATCGTGCGTGCTCGCATCGGCTAG
- a CDS encoding tetratricopeptide repeat protein, translating into MSADFFYLLDARRPVMGRRALLSVLGASLLVTLLAGCAGSPTIPVATSTETPSVEAETRLWYQANSAFSDGRYSAAIHLYERYLTTYPKSRRANEAHWELGQSYEQMGEVTGALKEYRILAGPEGAPVSSQSVYAERALHRIEALRNQSTVPAGARSGHTALYVSFSNLPPMAQVESWVRQLSAQGVSAILVDASLESSFTRPPTPTVAPTSTPLPTLPTGALFSTSQGPVMTDWFSVLVPQAHEVGMSVFAVLDLFHAPLSDHRQESRMLLYDPTRRKVHPWAQFDLLAPPVQQELAQLLADLLRSGVDGMVFRARAENSFAYEVSDGVLRQFETQVRQPSSEVAQALRERMTVRQDAGALASDKTLWRWVGWKARQELDVLARLKKYLQKAVPRLRMVLEIHPEALSNPTSALVNYGEDAAEARRRGFDLLLGGPSREASDVRAFGGAFKGWSRDVIQSEKGEPQTLPQGWVLLRTPAEHGGGMFTGLAQQADELRTPDIRHLVFVPEAAPAVP; encoded by the coding sequence TTGAGCGCGGACTTTTTCTACCTGCTCGATGCTCGGCGGCCCGTCATGGGCCGCCGGGCTCTGTTGTCTGTCCTCGGTGCCTCCCTCCTCGTCACTCTTTTGGCTGGTTGCGCCGGCTCGCCGACAATTCCGGTCGCAACATCGACCGAGACCCCCTCTGTCGAGGCTGAGACGCGTCTCTGGTATCAAGCCAACAGCGCGTTTTCCGATGGGCGCTACTCCGCCGCCATCCATCTCTATGAACGCTATCTGACGACCTACCCGAAATCCCGTCGCGCGAACGAAGCCCATTGGGAATTGGGGCAGTCGTATGAGCAGATGGGCGAAGTGACCGGAGCGCTGAAAGAGTACCGGATATTGGCCGGTCCGGAGGGGGCCCCGGTGTCGTCACAGAGCGTCTATGCGGAGCGCGCGCTGCATCGGATCGAGGCGTTGCGGAATCAATCGACGGTGCCGGCCGGTGCCAGATCCGGTCATACCGCGCTCTATGTGTCGTTCAGCAATTTGCCCCCTATGGCGCAGGTGGAATCGTGGGTCCGGCAGCTGAGCGCCCAGGGCGTCAGCGCGATTCTCGTGGATGCCAGCTTAGAGTCCTCGTTTACCAGGCCGCCGACTCCTACGGTTGCTCCGACGAGCACTCCGTTGCCGACCCTGCCGACAGGCGCATTGTTTTCGACCTCACAGGGTCCCGTGATGACCGATTGGTTCAGCGTGCTGGTGCCGCAGGCGCATGAGGTGGGCATGTCCGTCTTTGCGGTGCTCGATCTGTTTCACGCCCCCCTGTCCGATCACCGTCAAGAATCCCGGATGCTGCTGTATGATCCGACCAGGCGCAAAGTTCATCCCTGGGCACAGTTTGATCTCCTTGCCCCGCCGGTCCAACAGGAGCTGGCGCAGCTGCTGGCCGATCTGTTGAGGAGTGGGGTCGATGGCATGGTCTTTCGCGCACGGGCAGAAAACAGTTTCGCCTATGAAGTGAGTGACGGGGTGTTGCGTCAGTTTGAAACGCAGGTGCGTCAGCCGTCGTCCGAAGTTGCGCAGGCCCTCCGCGAGCGGATGACGGTTCGCCAGGATGCGGGGGCGTTGGCCTCGGATAAAACGCTCTGGCGGTGGGTAGGGTGGAAAGCCCGCCAGGAACTCGATGTGCTGGCCAGGCTGAAGAAGTATTTGCAGAAGGCGGTTCCGCGGTTACGCATGGTATTGGAGATTCACCCCGAGGCCTTGTCGAATCCGACGTCGGCCTTGGTGAACTATGGCGAAGACGCCGCCGAAGCGCGCCGCCGGGGGTTTGATCTCTTGTTGGGTGGGCCCTCTCGTGAGGCGTCGGATGTGCGGGCCTTCGGCGGGGCGTTCAAGGGGTGGAGCCGTGATGTGATTCAATCCGAGAAGGGGGAGCCGCAAACGCTGCCGCAAGGCTGGGTGTTGCTACGGACGCCGGCTGAGCACGGCGGCGGCATGTTCACGGGGTTGGCTCAGCAGGCGGATGAATTGCGGACGCCGGACATTCGCCATTTGGTGTTTGTGCCGGAGGCGGCGCCGGCCGTTCCTTGA
- a CDS encoding glycosyltransferase family 4 protein, which produces MSLTGVGTAMAGPTEVGVGPSSGMHTDTQGSESMAKRLLFLASGPPSTRQGGGALRMLHLLRFLGGRFPVDVIVPVQDAAEDASHHVRDVSIDVTTVPLQGPRLLDRFCWISPYSKDRALTSAVQERLASGAYAAIHVDTLSMMPYVPEDTVLPVVLDLRSPSPVSEFRRLRGGQQSASRSNQLIHRVKVRWFDRWCWPTTHCVTVASEEDRIRCERAHPGQRVLVVPNGVDCRTIRPKPDHVMTSPLLLFTGDMGAEHNIEAAVCLATEVFPAIRREFPKSELRLVGRNPDARVTRLAGQGIVVTGSVADLHLHLREASIYVAPYVNGAGTRARLLEAMATGLPIITTSPGIEGMKMQPGRDVLVADQPGDMIESIQTLLASQPDRERFGQAARHMAEIWYDWSRCLWPLESLYQPLIAPRQSPPESTPMAC; this is translated from the coding sequence ATGAGTCTCACTGGTGTCGGTACGGCCATGGCCGGTCCGACAGAGGTGGGCGTCGGACCTTCCTCTGGGATGCATACGGATACGCAAGGCAGCGAGTCGATGGCAAAGCGATTGTTGTTTCTGGCCTCCGGACCGCCTTCTACCAGACAAGGCGGTGGAGCCTTGCGGATGTTGCATCTGCTCCGGTTTCTCGGCGGCCGGTTTCCTGTGGATGTGATCGTTCCAGTCCAGGACGCTGCAGAGGATGCCTCGCATCATGTGAGGGATGTGTCCATCGATGTGACGACAGTCCCGCTCCAAGGCCCTCGTTTACTCGATCGGTTCTGCTGGATCAGTCCCTATTCAAAGGATCGAGCCTTGACCTCGGCAGTCCAGGAGCGACTAGCCAGTGGGGCTTACGCGGCCATCCATGTCGATACGTTGTCCATGATGCCGTATGTACCAGAAGACACGGTGCTTCCAGTCGTGCTGGACCTTCGATCCCCTAGCCCGGTGAGCGAGTTTCGCAGACTGCGAGGGGGACAACAGTCAGCCAGTCGGTCGAACCAGCTGATCCATCGAGTGAAGGTCCGCTGGTTTGATCGCTGGTGTTGGCCGACGACCCACTGCGTGACGGTCGCCTCCGAAGAGGACCGTATCCGGTGTGAACGTGCCCATCCTGGGCAACGGGTGCTGGTGGTTCCGAACGGCGTCGATTGCCGGACGATCCGTCCCAAACCAGATCACGTGATGACATCACCTCTCCTGCTGTTTACCGGGGACATGGGTGCCGAGCACAATATCGAGGCCGCGGTCTGTCTGGCGACGGAGGTGTTCCCGGCGATTCGTCGGGAATTCCCCAAATCCGAACTGCGCTTGGTTGGGCGAAATCCAGACGCGCGTGTGACTCGCTTGGCCGGTCAGGGCATCGTTGTGACCGGGTCCGTGGCCGATCTCCACCTCCATTTGCGCGAAGCCTCCATCTATGTCGCCCCGTATGTCAATGGCGCAGGCACGCGTGCGAGGCTGCTGGAAGCGATGGCCACGGGTCTCCCCATCATCACTACGTCGCCGGGGATCGAAGGGATGAAGATGCAGCCGGGTCGAGATGTGTTGGTCGCCGACCAGCCGGGCGATATGATCGAATCGATTCAGACCCTGCTCGCAAGTCAACCGGATCGAGAGCGATTTGGGCAGGCGGCCCGCCACATGGCTGAGATCTGGTACGACTGGAGTCGCTGTCTTTGGCCACTGGAATCGCTCTACCAACCGCTGATTGCTCCGAGGCAGAGTCCTCCTGAGTCGACGCCGATGGCCTGCTGA
- a CDS encoding DegT/DnrJ/EryC1/StrS family aminotransferase translates to MTMIPHSKPFLGQEEIRAVTEVLRSGHITEGPVVAQFERGMAAYIGLQGGVAVSSGTVALELALRALGVGHGDNVILPSYVCSAPWLAVQRVGAQARIVDIDPTTYNLDPHKVRKARTPRTRAVIVPHLFGLPADLTSLQSLGIPLIEDCAQTLGAMEQGRAVGTVGLLTVCSFYATKLLCTGEGGMVLSNDEALLERVRELREYDQAPSLNAAAFNCKMTDLQAAIGVVQLNQIGDFLETRATLAAVYREHLPGELFALPTVPDGRTHVYYRFVVRLPKGLQSADDFAGYLSRLAHRGVHCRKPVFRPLHRYLELPDFPASDEVDAAAISLPIHPSLNEDAVRQVAQILQEELR, encoded by the coding sequence ATGACGATGATTCCCCATTCCAAACCTTTCCTCGGGCAAGAAGAGATTCGCGCCGTCACCGAGGTACTGCGGTCGGGCCACATCACCGAAGGCCCGGTGGTTGCGCAATTCGAGCGGGGCATGGCCGCCTATATCGGCCTGCAGGGGGGCGTGGCTGTGAGTTCCGGCACGGTGGCGCTGGAACTGGCCTTACGTGCCTTGGGGGTCGGACACGGCGACAACGTCATTCTTCCCAGTTATGTGTGCTCGGCTCCCTGGTTGGCGGTGCAGCGTGTCGGCGCTCAGGCAAGAATCGTCGACATCGATCCGACGACCTACAATCTCGATCCGCACAAGGTCCGTAAAGCTCGCACGCCCAGGACCCGTGCCGTCATCGTCCCGCATCTGTTCGGCTTGCCTGCGGACCTGACGAGTTTGCAGTCGCTGGGCATTCCGCTGATCGAAGATTGCGCCCAGACCCTCGGTGCGATGGAGCAGGGACGTGCGGTCGGTACCGTCGGGCTACTGACGGTTTGTTCATTTTACGCCACCAAATTACTCTGTACCGGGGAAGGGGGTATGGTCCTCTCGAACGACGAGGCCTTGCTCGAACGGGTCCGCGAGCTTCGGGAATATGATCAGGCGCCCTCGCTCAATGCCGCTGCGTTCAACTGCAAGATGACGGACCTCCAGGCCGCCATCGGCGTGGTGCAGCTGAATCAAATCGGGGATTTTCTCGAGACGCGGGCCACATTGGCCGCCGTGTATCGGGAGCACCTCCCGGGAGAACTATTCGCGCTCCCGACGGTTCCGGATGGGCGGACGCATGTCTACTATCGGTTTGTCGTGCGACTCCCAAAGGGGCTCCAGTCGGCTGATGACTTTGCCGGCTACCTGTCGCGTTTGGCGCATCGGGGAGTCCATTGTCGCAAACCCGTCTTCCGACCGCTGCATCGATATCTGGAATTGCCCGATTTTCCTGCCAGCGACGAGGTCGATGCCGCCGCCATTTCCCTGCCGATTCATCCCTCGCTCAACGAAGATGCGGTAAGACAAGTCGCCCAGATTCTCCAAGAGGAACTCCGCTAA
- the ndk gene encoding nucleoside-diphosphate kinase, with the protein MSERTLAIIKPDAVKKNAIGDIINRYEKAGLKPVAMRLMHLSKTTAQGFYAVHKARPFFDSLCTFMSSGPCVVLVLEGDNAVKKNRELMGATDPAKAEQGTIRAAHGANIEFNAVHGSDAPETAKFEIGYFFPEMELVG; encoded by the coding sequence ATGAGTGAACGTACCCTTGCCATCATCAAGCCGGACGCCGTGAAGAAGAATGCCATCGGCGACATTATCAATCGATACGAGAAGGCGGGGTTGAAGCCGGTCGCCATGCGTCTGATGCATCTGTCCAAGACCACGGCCCAAGGCTTCTATGCGGTGCATAAGGCGCGCCCGTTCTTCGACAGCCTCTGTACCTTCATGTCGTCCGGGCCCTGTGTCGTGCTGGTGCTGGAGGGTGATAACGCCGTGAAGAAAAATCGCGAACTGATGGGGGCAACTGATCCGGCCAAGGCCGAGCAGGGAACCATCCGTGCGGCGCATGGGGCGAACATTGAATTCAACGCGGTGCACGGATCGGATGCGCCCGAGACGGCCAAGTTCGAAATCGGGTATTTCTTTCCCGAAATGGAGTTGGTCGGGTAG
- the mtnA gene encoding S-methyl-5-thioribose-1-phosphate isomerase → MVPTVEWKDGVVRLLDQSRLPTQVEFLDCRDYRAVAQAIRELKVRGAPAIGVTAAMGVALGAHGVAASDYDAFAKAVGEICDHLAASRPTAVNLFWAIARMKRKMATLKTQPIPQIKAELVRESQAILDEDIALCKAMGTEGAHVIGDGQTVLTHCNAGALATAGYGTALGVIRAAWEQGKKIHVIADETRPVLQGARLTAWELMQDKIPVTLITDNMAGSLMRQGKIQVCVVGADRIAANGDVANKIGTYSVAVLARAHGIPFYVAAPYSTIDLATKTGADIPIEERNPLEVTSIHGSHPVAPEGVAVYNPAFDVTPAEFVTGIITERGIFKPGDLAGVFGAERPAG, encoded by the coding sequence ATGGTGCCTACGGTCGAGTGGAAAGACGGCGTCGTTCGTCTCTTGGATCAGAGTCGCTTGCCGACGCAGGTCGAGTTTCTGGACTGCCGGGATTACCGTGCTGTGGCCCAGGCGATTCGCGAGTTGAAAGTTCGAGGCGCTCCGGCGATCGGGGTGACGGCAGCGATGGGTGTGGCACTCGGCGCGCACGGGGTGGCAGCGTCCGACTATGATGCGTTCGCCAAAGCGGTCGGTGAGATCTGTGACCACTTAGCCGCATCACGCCCTACGGCGGTTAATTTGTTTTGGGCCATTGCCCGTATGAAGCGGAAGATGGCGACACTGAAGACTCAACCAATCCCGCAGATCAAAGCCGAACTGGTCCGCGAATCACAGGCGATCCTAGACGAAGATATTGCGTTATGCAAAGCCATGGGCACAGAGGGGGCTCATGTGATCGGCGACGGTCAGACGGTGCTCACGCATTGCAATGCCGGCGCGCTGGCGACGGCCGGGTATGGGACGGCGCTGGGTGTGATCCGCGCCGCCTGGGAGCAGGGAAAGAAGATCCACGTGATCGCCGACGAAACCAGGCCCGTCCTCCAGGGCGCGCGGTTGACCGCCTGGGAACTCATGCAAGACAAGATTCCTGTGACGCTGATTACCGACAATATGGCCGGCAGCCTCATGCGTCAGGGGAAGATTCAGGTCTGCGTGGTCGGCGCGGATCGTATCGCCGCGAACGGTGATGTCGCTAACAAGATCGGCACGTACTCCGTCGCAGTCCTGGCCCGGGCGCATGGGATCCCGTTTTATGTCGCCGCGCCCTACAGCACGATCGATCTGGCCACCAAGACCGGCGCCGATATTCCTATTGAAGAACGGAACCCGCTCGAAGTGACGTCGATCCACGGGAGCCATCCTGTCGCCCCGGAGGGCGTGGCCGTCTACAATCCGGCGTTCGATGTGACCCCGGCCGAATTCGTGACCGGCATCATCACCGAGCGGGGCATCTTCAAGCCTGGGGATCTCGCCGGTGTGTTTGGGGCGGAGCGGCCGGCGGGCTAG